In one Streptomyces marincola genomic region, the following are encoded:
- a CDS encoding 50S ribosomal protein L25/general stress protein Ctc → MSDVKISAEPRSEFGKGAARRVRAAGRVPAVIYGHGAEPVHVTLPGHELMMALKTPNVLITLDVEGRQELVIPKAVQREAIRGFLVHIDLLTVKRGEKVTVEIPVQVEGELAPGGGVLEHVLNALPVEAEATHIPESVSVSVQGLEPGASVLAKDVTLPSGVSLAVDPEDVVVQVLQPQAEEPEAGAAESEEATA, encoded by the coding sequence ATGTCCGATGTGAAGATCAGCGCCGAGCCCAGGTCCGAGTTCGGCAAGGGCGCCGCGCGCCGCGTCCGCGCCGCCGGCCGGGTCCCGGCCGTCATCTACGGCCACGGCGCCGAGCCGGTGCACGTGACCCTGCCGGGCCACGAGCTGATGATGGCCCTCAAGACCCCCAACGTCCTGATCACCCTGGACGTCGAGGGCCGCCAGGAGCTGGTGATCCCCAAGGCCGTGCAGCGCGAGGCGATCCGCGGCTTCCTCGTCCACATCGACCTGCTGACCGTCAAGCGCGGCGAGAAGGTCACCGTCGAGATCCCGGTCCAGGTCGAGGGCGAACTCGCCCCGGGCGGCGGCGTTCTGGAGCACGTCCTGAACGCCCTGCCGGTCGAGGCCGAGGCCACGCACATCCCCGAGTCCGTCTCGGTGTCCGTCCAGGGCCTTGAGCCGGGCGCCTCGGTGCTCGCCAAGGACGTCACCCTGCCGTCGGGCGTCTCGCTCGCCGTCGACCCCGAGGACGTCGTCGTCCAGGTGCTCCAGCCGCAGGCCGAGGAGCCCGAGGCCGGCGCCGCGGAGTCGGAAGAGGCCACCGCCTGA
- the pth gene encoding aminoacyl-tRNA hydrolase, which produces MDEPWLIVGLGNPGPQYAGNRHNVGFMTADLLADRVGGTFKTHKSRAMVLEGRLGPPGGGGPRVVIAKPMSFMNVSGGPVTALSTFYRVPPERLVVVHDELDIGYGVLRLKRGGGDNGHNGLKSITASLGRDYFRVRFGVGRPPGRMDVATFVLRDFSSTERKELDYFVDRAADAAEALVTQGLERAQSAYNG; this is translated from the coding sequence GTGGACGAACCCTGGCTGATCGTCGGCCTCGGCAACCCGGGGCCGCAGTACGCGGGCAACCGGCACAACGTCGGCTTCATGACGGCCGACCTCCTCGCCGACCGCGTCGGCGGCACGTTCAAGACCCACAAGTCCCGGGCCATGGTGCTCGAAGGGCGCCTCGGCCCGCCCGGCGGGGGCGGGCCGAGGGTGGTCATCGCCAAGCCGATGTCGTTCATGAACGTCTCGGGCGGGCCGGTGACCGCCCTGTCCACGTTCTACCGGGTGCCGCCCGAACGCCTCGTCGTCGTCCACGACGAACTGGACATCGGGTACGGCGTGCTGCGGCTCAAGCGCGGCGGCGGCGACAACGGGCACAACGGCCTGAAGTCGATCACCGCCTCGCTCGGCCGCGACTACTTCCGGGTGCGCTTCGGCGTCGGCCGCCCGCCCGGCCGCATGGACGTGGCCACGTTCGTGCTGCGGGACTTCTCCAGCACCGAGCGCAAGGAACTCGACTACTTCGTCGACCGCGCGGCCGACGCCGCGGAGGCCCTGGTCACCCAGGGGTTGGAACGCGCGCAGAGCGCCTACAACGGCTGA